GCGCAGTCCACAGCGAGCCGTGGCGAAATGAGCTGCCGCGGCGGCGAACGACCGCGAGAATGCAGTATGTCCGCGACCGTTTCGTGCCGCGCGGCGCGCCGGCTCGTTCCACTGGACGAGCGCCTGTGTGCCGTGTTCGGGCGTCCCGGACGATGGGCCGAAGGAGCACTGACGATGGGCGAGGGGTACGCATGAGTGACACCGGCCAGATCCCGGGCGAGGGACTGCCGGAGAACGCAGGCATGGTGGAGCAGCCGGGCATCCCCGCCCCGGACGGCTACACCTTCCTCGATCCCTCCGAGCAAGCTCCCGAGGACGACGACCTTCTGCTGATGCCCAGCCCCCAGGGCGCCTGGAGCGAGCCGCAGGCCGCCCTGCCCGAGCAGGGCGGCTACCAGCCGCGGCCGGCGGGCGACGGCAGCCCGGTGCAGAGCCAGGGCGCGGTACCGGCCCAGGGCTCCGTGCAGACCCAGGGCCCCGTGCGGCTGCAGGAGCAGGCACAGGTCCAGGTGCCCGCGTACGCCATGCAGGCTCCGGCCGAGCCCCTTCCGCCGGCCGGCCCCGGGACCCACGAGTCCGGCGGACGCGACTCCGGCGCGGTCGACCTCAGTGCTGTACGCATCCCGTCGCCCGTCCCCGCTCCGGCGCAGGCGCAGGTGCCGGTGGCCCAGGCGCCCGTGCGCCGGCCGCTGCACCGCGGCCCGGCCTCGCCCGAGCCGGGATACGGCGGTACGTCGGGCGGCGGCGTGGTCCGTTCGCTCGCCGACCGGGGGCCCGCGGGCACGCCGCAGCCCCAGGCCCAGGCGCCCGCTCCGGCACCCGCGCCCGCACGGCACGCGGGACCGGCCACCGCCGAGCCCGAGTACTTCGAGCTGACGGCCGAGGAGTCGGCCGCGCTGCCGGGCCCGCAGCTCGGCGAGATCCCGCCGCAGGGCGTGAACCAGTGGGCCGCCCAGTCCCCGCAGCAGGCCGCCGCACCGGCGGTGGCGCAGGAGCCGCCGGCAGAAGCAGAAACGGTCGTCCCGGAGGCCGCCGCCGAGCCCGCGCCGGCCGAGCAGCCCGTCGAGCCCGCGCCCGCCCCCGAGCCGGTCGTGGCCGAGGAGCCCGTCGCCGTACCGGTGGTGGCCGAGACCCCGGTGGTGTCTGTTCCGGCCGAGGCCGTGCCGGAGCAGGAGCCCGCGCCGGCGCCGGTCGAGCCGGTTGCCGGAGCGCCGGCTGCCGAATCGCCGGTCGCCGACGTGCCCGTCGCCGAATCGCCGGTTGCTGACGTGCCGGTTGCCGACGTGCCCGTTGCCGAAGCGCCGGTTGCCGACGTGCCGGTTGCCGAGACCCAGGTCGTCGAGGCCCCGGCTGCCGAAGCCGCGCCGGTGGATGCGGCGCCCACCGAGGCAGTTCCCGCCGAGGCGGCTCCCGCCGAGGCGGCTCCCGCCGAGGGGGTGGCGACCGCCGAGGTGGCTCCGGCAGACCCGGCGCCGGTCGACGCGCCGCCGGTGGAGCCCGCGCAGGACGGCGCCTCCGTGGGCGGGTTCGTGGCGGCGCAGGGTTCGCTGCCGACCGCCCCGCAGCCGGCCCCCGCGTCGGTCGTTGAACAGCCGGAGGAGCCGGAGGGGCCGGAGGCGGTCGTGGAGCCCGCTCCCGAGGCCCGAGCGATCGCCATCGAGCCCGTGGCTCCCGAGGCTGCGGAGGTGGCGGAGCCCGCCGATGCGGCAGTGGCGGAGCCCGCCCCCGAGGCCGAGACGGGCCCCGAGGTCATCGAGACCCCTGACCTGACCGACAGCACCGAGGCCGCGCCGGTACAGGCGCCGGAGACCGGGCACGCCGTCGTACAGCCCGAGCAGGCCGTACCGCAGAGCGCCACGGAGCCGGTGCAGCCCGAGGCCGTACTGCCGGAGCCCGTGGACGCCGTCCGTACCGAGGACGTCCCGGACGCTCCCGAAGCGCCCGAGACCGTCGAAGCACCTGGGGCGCACGACGCTGCTGAGGCACCTGAAGCGCCTGAGGCCGAGGAAACGCTCGTCACCTCGCCGCCGGCGCCCGGCTACGACGACGCCGAGCGCGAGGCCGTACTGCGCGTCATGCGTGAACGCCGCGACATCCGCAACGGCTTCCGCAGCGACCCGGTCCCGCACGAGGTCCTGCTGCGCGTCCTGGAGGCGGCGCACACCGCGCCCAGCGTCGGGCACTCGCAGCCCTGGGACTTCGTCGTCATCCGTTCTGCGGAGACCCGTCGTTCCATGCACGAACTGGCGCAGCGCCAGCGCGACGCGTACGCCAAGTCGCTCCCCAAGGCGCGGGCCAAGCAGTTCAAGGAACTGAAGATCGAGGCGATCCTCGAGACCCCGGTCAACATCGTCGTCACCGCCGACCCCACCCGGGGCGGCCGCCACACCCTCGGCCGGCACACCCAGCCGCAGATGGCCCCGTACTCCTCGGCGCTCGCGGTCGAGAACCTCTGGCTCGCCGCGCGGGCCGAGGGCCTCGGCGTCGGCTGGGTCAGCTTCTTCGACGAGCGCGAGATGGTCCGTTCGCTCGGACTGCCCGAGCACCTCGAAGTCGTCGCGTACCTCTGCGTCGGTTACGTGGACGAGTTCCCGGAGGAGCCCGAACTGATGCAGGCGGGCTGGTCCAAGCGCCGCCCGCTGTCGTGGGTCGTCCACGAGGAGACGTACGGCCGCCGCGCCCTGCCCGGCGAGGAGCCGCACGACCTGCTGCAGGAGACCATCTCCAACATCCGGCCGCTGGACGCCAAGGCGCTCGGTGAGGCCTGGGAACGCCAGAAGCGGATGACCAAGCCGGCCGGTGCGCTCGGCATGCTGGAGATCATCTCGGCGCAGCTGTCCGGGCTCTCCCGAATGTGCCCGCCGCCGATCCCGGAGCCCGCGGCCGTCGCGATCTTCGCGGGCGACCACGGCGTGCACGCCCAGGGCGTCACCGCGTGGCCCCAGGAGGTGACCGGCCAGATGGTCGCCAACTTCCTCGGCGGCGGCGCGGTCTGCAACGCCTTCGCGGCCCAGGTCGGCGCCGAGGTGTGTGTGGTCGACGTGGGCGTCGCCTCCGAGCTGCCCGCGACGCCGGGCCTGCTGCCCCGCAAGGTGCGCGCCGGGACGGCCGACTTCACCACCGGACCCGCGCTCACCCGCGAGGAGGTCCTCGCGGCGATCGAGGTCGGCATCGAGACCGCCCGCGATCTGGTCGCGGCAGGCAACAAGGGCCTGCTCACCGGCGAGATGGGCATCGCCAACACAACGGCATCGGCCGCCCTGATCTGCGTGTACACCGGGATGGACGCGGCGGAGGTGACCGGTCGCGGCACCGGCATCAACGACGAGATGCACGCCCGCAAGGTCGATGTGGTCCGCCGTGCGCTGGACCTGCACCGGCCGGATCCGGCCGACCCGATCGGCGTGCTCGCCGCCGTCGGAGGCCTGGAGCACGCCGCGATGGCCGGCTTCCTCCTCGGCGGTGCCTCGCTCCGTACGCCGGTCATCCTCGACGGCGTCAGCGCGGGCGCCGCGGCCCTGGTGGCCCGTGCCATCGCGCCGGAAGCCCTGGCGGCCTGCATCGCGGGCCACCGCAGCGCCGAACCCGGCCACGTCGCCGCGCTCAACAAGCTGGGCCTGCGTCCGCTGGTCGACCTGGACCTGCGCCTGGGCGAGGGCACGGGCGCGCTGCTGGCGCTGCCCATCGTGCAGAGCGCGGCCCGCGCGATGCACGAGGTGGCGACGTTCGACTCGGCGGGCGTCACGGAGAAGTAGCACGCGGCAGCGGGGGCTCCGGGGCAGCGCCCCCGGAGCCCCCGCACCACGCCGGGCCCGGCCCGACAAGCCCGCCGTGCCGGACACACGCCTCGCCGGGTCGGACCACCAGGCTCGCCGGCCGGGCACAACAAGCCCCGCCGGCGTGTGAGGCGCGCATTCCGGGGCGGAGCCCCGGGAGGGCGGCCGCCGCACCCCGCCACCCCCACCCCGTATCGTGGACCCCGCTCCACCCCGTCCACGAAACCGCACGTCACCGCCGCTCCACCGCCGCAGCGGCCCGCACCCCGCACCGCACGAGGAGCCCGCACCGCCATGGCCGAGCACGCCGTTCACCCCGCGTACCCCGTCGGACTGCGCCTGAGCGGGCGCCGCGTAGTCGTCGTCGGTGGCGGCCAGGTCGCGCAGCGCCGCCTGCCCGCCCTCATCGCGGCCGGCGCGGACATCGTCCTCGTGTCGCCGTCCGCCACCGCCTCCGTCGAGGCCATGGCGGACGCGGGCGAGATCCGCTGGGAACGCCGCGTCTACGCCGACGGGGACCTCACGGACACCTGGTACGCGCTCATCGCCTCTGACGACACCGCGGCCAACGACGCCGCCTCCGCCGAGGCCGAGCGCACCCGCACCTGGTGCGTCCGCAGCGACGACGCGGACGCCGCCACCGCCTGGACCCCCGCCACCGGCCGCAGCGAGGGCATCACCGTCGCCGTGCTCACCACCGACGGGCAGGGCCGCGACCCGCGCCACTCCGCCGCCGTCCGCGACGCCATCGTCGAGGGCCTGCGCGACGGCACCCTCGCCGCACCCCACCACCGCACCCGGACCCCCGGCGTCGCCCTGGTCGGCGGCGGCCCCGGCGACCCCGACCTGATCACCGTCCGAGGCCGCCGGCTCCTGGCCGAGGCCGACGTCGTCATCGCGGACCGGCTCGGCCCGCGCGACCTGCTGGACGAACTGCCCCCGCACGTCGAGGTGATCGACGCCGCCAAGATCCCGTACGGCCGCTACATGGCGCAGGAGGCGATCAACAACGCGCTGATCGAGCACGCGAAGGCCGGCAAAGCCGTCGTCCGGCTCAAGGGCGGCGACCCGTTCGTCTTCGGACGCGGCATGGAAGAGGCCCAGGCGCTCGCCGCCGAGGGCATCCCGTGCACCGTCGTCCCCGGCATCTCCAGCTCGATCTCGGTGCCGGGCGCGGCCGGCATCCCGGTCACCCACCGCGGGGTCGCCCACGAGTTCACCGTCATCAGCGGCCACGTCGCCCCCGACGACGAGCGTTCGCTGGTCGACTGGGCCGCCGTCGCCCAGCTGCGCGGAACCCTGGTCCTCCTGATGGCCGTCGACAAGATCGGCGCCATCGCCCGAGCGCTCATCGCCCACGGCAAGGCCCCCGACACCCCCGTCGCACTGGTCCAGGAAGGGACCACGGCCGCCCAGCGCCGCGTCGACGCGACGCTCGCCACCGTCGGTGAGCGCGCCGCGGCCGAGGAAGTGCGCCCGCCGGCCGTCATCGTCATCGGCGACGTCGTCGCGGTCGGCACGGCCACCACGGGAAGTTCCGCCGAGTAACCATCGGTAACGGATCTTCCTCCAGACCGTTGGCACCACACACCCGACAAGGCAGTATCAACCTGTGGCTGATCTCATCACCGTCGACGACCCCGACGACCCCCGACTGCGCGACTACACCGGCCTGACGGACGTCGAGCTCCGCCGCAGGCGAGAGCCCGCCGAGGGCCTCTTCATCGCCGAGGGCGAGAAGGTGATCAGGCGCGCCAGACAGGCCGGCTACGAGATGCGCTCCATGCTGCTCTCGGCGAAGTGGGTCGACCTGATGCGCGACGTCATCGACGAGGTACCGGCCCCCGTGTACGCGGTCAGCCCGGAGCTGGCCGAACGCGTCACCGGCTACCACGTGCACCGCGGCGCCCTGGCGTCCATGCAGCGCAAGCCGCTGCCCGCCGCCGACGAACTGCTGCGCACCACCCGCCGCGTGGTCGTCATGGAGGCCGTCAACGACCACACGAACATCGGGGCGATCTTCCGCAGCGCGGCCGCCCTCGGCATGGACGCCGTCCTGCTCTCCCCGGACTGCGCCGACCCGCTCTACCGGCGCTCGGTCAAGGTCTCGATGGGCGCGGTCTTCTCCGTCCCGTACGCCCGGCTCGACACCTGGCCCAAGGCTCTGGAGACCGTACGGGAGGCGGGCTTCAAGCTGCTCGCCCTGACGCCCGACGAGAAGGCCAGCAGCATCGAGGAGGCGGCGCCCCACCGGATGGACCAGGTGGCCCTGATGCTCGGGGCCGAGGGGGACGGCCTGTCCACCCAGGCCCTGGTCGCCGCCGACGAGTGGGTCCGCATCCCGATGGCCCACGGCGTCGACTCACTGAACGTGGGCGCGGCGGCCGCGGTCGCCTTCTACGCGGTGGCCACGGGCCGTCCCGAGAGCTAGGGCCTTTCGTTTGGATCAGGCCGGATCAGGGAGCGGTGTCCGGTGCGTGCGGCTGCAAGGCGGAGGAGGGAGTCAATGCGGAGCATTGGCGACCGACGACAACGCCGCAGGTGTGCGTGCCGGACACCGCGAGCCCGGCATGATCCAAACGAAAGGCCCCAGGGCCTGCCGCCGCCCGGCCGCCCTTCGGGCGACGACGCAGTTTGAAGACAGGCCCTGGCGCCTCTCTTTTCGATCAGGCCGGGCCGCCACCGGCTACTGCTCGCTCGGGCCCTGGCTCTGGCCCGGGTGCACGCCCTGGCCCGCGCCGAGGCCGCGCGCCGGCCCCTGGCAGCCCTGGGCCGCCGCGATGCCCAGCGCCACCAGCAGCGTCACCACGACGAAGACCACGAGCCGCTGCCGCAGCAGCCGGGGATTGGCCGGACGCCGTCCGGTCGAGGTCGTACGGGTACCGGGCCGGGTGCCAGGCCTGCCGTTCGTCCCGTTCGCACCCTGCGGGCGCTTGCCGGAACCGGTCGTGCCGCGCGGCCGGCGGTCCGGGCGCGAGCCGCCGGTGCGGGGCGAGGCGGGCCGGGGCGGCGCGGTCTGCCGGTTCTGCGGGCGCGACACCGGGGCCGGGCCGGGCGCGCGCCGGGTGTGCTGCTCGGTGTACGGGCCGTCGAGCCGGCCGGTCGGCCGGTCCGCCTCCTGCGCGGAGCGCTGGGCCGGGGGCCGGCTCTCGTGCAGCCCCTGCGCCTCCCGGGCAGCGATCTCCTTGAGGCGCATGGAGAGTTGGAGCGTGCTCGGCCGCTCTTCCGGGTCCTTCGCCAGGCAGGCGCTCACCAGCGGGGCGAGCGCGTCGTGCACGTCGTACAGCTGCGGTTCCTCGTGGACCACGCGGTACAGCATCACCTCGGAACTGCCGTGCCCGAAAGGTGAATCGGCCATCGCCGCGTACGCCAGCGTGGCGCCGAGCGAGAAGACGTCCGTCGCGGGCGTCACCGCCGCGCCCCGCACCTGCTCGGGGGCGAGGAAGCCGGGCGACCCCACCGCCGTACCCACGTGGGTGAGGGTGGACGCACCGGTCGCCCAGGCGATCCCGAAGTCGATGATCCGCGGGCCCTTGGGGGAGAGGAGGATGTTCGACGGCTTCAGGTCGCGGTGGACGACCCCCGCCTCGTGCACCGCCACCAGGCCCTCGGAGAGCGCCGCCCCGATCGAGGCCACCTCGGCGGCCGACAGCGGGCCCTCCTCGGCCACCTTGTCGTGCAGCGAGGGGCCCGGGACGTACTGCGTGGCGAACCACGGGCGCTCCGCCTCCAGATCGGCGGCCACCAGCCGGGCCGTGCAGCCGCCGCGGATCCGCCGGGCGGCGGACACCTCACGGGCGAACCGCGAACGGAACTCCTGGTCCTCCGCCAGATCCGGGCGGATCACCTTCAGCGCCACCCGCTGTCCGCGCCGGTCCGAGCCGAGGTAGACGACACCCATGCCGCCCGCCCCGAGCCGCCGGTGCAGCCTGAACGAACCGACGACACGCGGGTCCTCGCGCCGGAGCCGCATCATCGCCATGTCTGCCCATCCCCGCTGCCTGGTCCGCCTGACGAGGCACAGCTTACGTACCCGCCGCCCGGGGTGCTCAGAGGCCGCGCCCTCGCCGTCCAATCGATTGTCAGTGCCGGGTGAGAAACTTGAGGAGTGGTCAGGGAGCCGCAGATCCAGGCTCCACGGCCCGTGCGAGATCTCAAAGGTCCGTCGCAGAAGGGGGATTGGATCAGTGAAGGGCGATCGAGTCGAGATAGTCGTGGACGCCGGGGACACGACCCGTACCTACGAAATGGTGGCCTCCAGAGCGGGCCGCCGGGTGGAGACAGCGGTCCGTCGGGGGGTGGTCGAAGTGAGTGAAGTCACGAGGAACGGATCAGTGGTGCGGACCGCCCGCTTCATGGCGACCAGGGTGCTCGCCCTGGTCGAACAACCAGTACCCAGGGAGGACGCCTCCGAGCGTCCACTCGGGGATGACCCCAGGGCCGGCTAGCGTCTTTCGTTCGGATCACGCCGGACACCGCGAGCCCGGCACGATCCGAACGAGAGGCACTGGGTCCGTCTCCACCCAGGGGAGTACGCCGACTACCCACGGCTCATCCTCCGGGAGGCCCGGCATTCGGTACGCGGGCATGACGCCGCCCGTCCGCCGGATACCTAGTGTTGAAGTCATGCGGCGGGCGTCGCACTCGTCCCCCGAGGCCAAACGCCCGCCGCTCCACATCAGGTCAGGAGAGGAACCATGGCGGACACGGCAGCGCGGAGCATGATCCGCACGCAGGGACGCAAGGCTTATGCCTCGTTCGGCAGCCGCCCGTCGTCCGGAAAGCGCCATCCGCTGGTGGCGACGGCCATGGTTCTTCCTCTGGCGGCCCTGCTCGTAGTCGTCTTCGGCGGCTGGGAAGCGGTGGTCACACAGGCGTCGTCCGTGGGCGTGATGCTGGGGCGCTGAGCGGCGCCCCGGGTCCGGAAGAGCGGTTCGGACCGGGACATCCGGCCAACAACCCCGTGGGGACGGGGGTGCGGCGGACGGCAGCGTTTGTCCGGTCAGCTGGGGAGCTGACCGGACATCGCGCTGTCCGGGGCCTTTCGCGAGCCCTTCGCGCGGGCGGGCGGCCGACCGGGCCCGGCACGCGGCCGGTGCGGGCGACCCGCGTACGCTCCTCGGCGGGTTCGGCGCCGGCCGGACCGGCAGATCCTGCACCTCCGGGGGAGACCGTGACCACCGCACTCGTACGCGCGCTGGGCGCCCTCGCCCACGAAGCGGCCCATGCCCCCGCCCCGGCCGGCTGCGACTGCCCGCCGCCCGCCGTGCTCGCGGACCGTGCGGACGGCACCGTGGTCCGCAGCGGCGCATTCGTCGCCAAGGCCCACGCCCCCGGTACGGACACCGCCACCCTGGCCGCACGCCTCGCGCTGGCGGCCCGCCCCGCCCTGGCGGACGTCCTGCTCGCTCCCCTGCCCGTACCGCCCCCCAAGGGCCCGGTGACGGCCGCAGGGCCTCCCTCCCCGCTGTCGCCGTACCTCACCGAGCTCCACGGCCGCCCGGTCACCCTGTGGCCCCACGGGGAGCCCGTGGACCCGCAGGACCCGGACGCGGCGCCGTGGGAGGAGGCCGCCGCGCTCCTGGCCCGCCTCCACAGCACAGCGCTCCCGGCTTCCGCGCCTCCGGCTTCCCCGCTCCCGGCCGGGCGGCCTCCCGCTGCGGCGCTTCCCGCCATGCGGGGGCCCGTCAAGGCCGCGCTGGCCGTGGACCGGATGCGCGCGGCACGTCCGGGGGAGCCGTCCACCGTCCCCGTGCTCGCCGCCTGGCAGCGGCTGCCCGCCTGGGCCCGTGGCGAGGCCCCGGCCCCCGCGCACCGCGCCCGCTTCCTCTGCCACGGCGATCTGCACCTGGGCCAGCTCGTCCGGGAGCCGGCCCCGCCCGGCCGCTGGCTGCTGATCGACGTCGACGACGCGGGCTCCGGCGACGCCACCTGGGACCTGGCCCGGCCCGCCGCCTGGTACGCGGCCGGGCTGCTGCCGCCCGACGTCTGGTTCCGCTTCGTGGACGCCTACCGGGTGGCCGGCGGGCCCGCGCTGTGCGCGCAGGGCGATCCCTGGCCCGAGTTGGACGTCGCCGCCCGCGCCCTGACCGTACAGACCGCCGCACTGGCCCTCGCCAAGTCCGCCGCGCAGGACAGGGATCCGGATGAGGTGGAGGGGATGATGATCGAGGCCTGTGCCCGAATTGCCGCTCTCCCGCCCGAGTTGGCCACCGAGCCCGCGTCGTAGGGTGAACCGACCGTCGGCGGGCACGCATTCCGGCGACGGCTAACCGACGGCGAGGAGTGAGCCCGAACATGCAGTGTCCCAAGTGCCACGCACCGATGCACACGTACAACCGCAACGGCATTCAGATCGAGCAGTGCAGCGGCTGCCGGGGGATATTCCTGGACTACGGCGAGCTGGAGTCCCTGACGCGTATGGAAGCGCAGTGGACGCAGCAGGCTCCGCCCCCGCCGCCCGCCCCGCAGGCCTACCCGTCTGCCCCCGCGCCCGCCTGGGGCGCCCCGCACCAGCAGCAGCACCACGGCGGCGGTCACCACGGCCACTACCGGCAGAAGAGCTTCGGCCGGATGCTCTTCTCGTCCTGACCCGGCCGGCCCCGCGTCGCGGACCGGACGGCACCCGTCCGGTCCGCGACACGGGCGGGTACGGAAACGACGAAGCCCCGGTCGTCGAGACGACCGGGGCTCCGGGCTGTGCGCGATACTGGGATTGAACCAGTGACCTCTTCCGTGTCAGGGAAGCGCTCTCCCGCTGAGCTAATCGCGCAGGGTGACCCTGCGTGTACTGCGTGCGCGATACTGGGATTGAACCAGTGACCTCTTCCGTGTCAGGGAAGCGCTCTCCCGCTGAGCTAATCGCGCGGGGGTCCTTGCGGACCGGTGGACGATACTGGGATTGAACCAGTGACCCCTTCCGTGTCAGGGAAGTGCTCTCCCGCTGAGCTAATCGTCCTTGGAGGTGGAGACGGGATTTGAACCCGTGTAGACGGCTTTGCAGGCCGTTGCCTCGCCTCTCGGCCACTCCACCAGGGATGGGGGTTCGGGAAGATCCCCCATCTTCTGCGAGCGGACGACCAGGTTCGAACTGGCGACCTCAACCTTGGCAAGGTTGCGCTCTACCAACTGAGCTACGTCCGCTTGTCGGTTCCGGTTCACTTGCGCGTCCCGGCGACGTGATGAACTCTAGCGGATTCCGGGGCCAGTACAAAAACGCGTTTGTGCAGCGTGCTGAGGTGCGCTCGCCCCGGCGCAGGTCACCGCGGGCCGTCCTAGACTCACCGACGTGCACGACCTTGCCCCAATGGCCCGCTTCGGCGGCCTCGTCGCCTCCGGTCTACGGGATGTGACCAGCGATCCCTCGGCCCTCGACTCGTCCGGCTTCTGGGCCGTGTCCGCCGATTTCGAGGGCCGGCTGACCTGCGCCCGCTTCGCCACCGTACGCACCGCCGCCGTACCCGCCCCGGTGCCGGGCGCCTGGCACGGGCCCGCCGCCGGTGACTGGAACTCGTCCCTGGACCGTGCCGCCTACATCGCCGCCGTGCGCCGGATCCGTGCGTACATCGCGGCGGGCGAGGTCTACCAGGCCAACCTCTGCCGGGTGATGACGGCCCGGCTGCCCGATCCGGCCGCCGCGGACGTGGACGCCCTCACCGCGCTGCTGGCGCGCGGCAACCCCGCCCCTTACGCGGGAACGATCCGGCTGCCCGCGCACGGCGTGGAGATCGCTACCGCCTCCCCCGAACTGTTCCTCCGCAGGGACGGCCGCACGATCGAGTCCGGGCCGATCAAGGGGACCGGCCGGACCGAGGACGATCTGCTGGAGAAGGACCATGCCGAGAACGTGATGATCGTCGACCTGGTCCGCAACGACCTCGGACGGGTCTGCGCCACCGGATCGGTCACCGTCCCCGGGCTCTGCGTGGTCGAGAAGCACCCGGGCCTCGTCCACCTCGTCTCCACGGTGCGCGGCCTGCTGGACGAGGGGACCGGCTGGCCGGAGCTCCTCGACGCCGCCTTCCCGCCCGGGTCGGTCACCGGCGCCCCGAAGACCAGCGCGCTGAGGATCATCGGGGAACTGGAGACCGCCCCGCGCGGCCCGTACTGCGGCGGCATCGGCTGGGTGGACGCCGACCGCGCCACCGCCTCGCTGGCCGTGGGCATCCGCACCTTCTGGGCCGACCGCACCGGGGACGCCCCCGTCCTGCGCTTCGGCACCGGCGCCGGGATCACCTGGGGGTCGGATCCGGAACGCGAATG
This window of the Streptomyces sp. 840.1 genome carries:
- a CDS encoding serine/threonine-protein kinase, with translation MAMMRLRREDPRVVGSFRLHRRLGAGGMGVVYLGSDRRGQRVALKVIRPDLAEDQEFRSRFAREVSAARRIRGGCTARLVAADLEAERPWFATQYVPGPSLHDKVAEEGPLSAAEVASIGAALSEGLVAVHEAGVVHRDLKPSNILLSPKGPRIIDFGIAWATGASTLTHVGTAVGSPGFLAPEQVRGAAVTPATDVFSLGATLAYAAMADSPFGHGSSEVMLYRVVHEEPQLYDVHDALAPLVSACLAKDPEERPSTLQLSMRLKEIAAREAQGLHESRPPAQRSAQEADRPTGRLDGPYTEQHTRRAPGPAPVSRPQNRQTAPPRPASPRTGGSRPDRRPRGTTGSGKRPQGANGTNGRPGTRPGTRTTSTGRRPANPRLLRQRLVVFVVVTLLVALGIAAAQGCQGPARGLGAGQGVHPGQSQGPSEQ
- a CDS encoding chorismate-binding protein, with the translated sequence MARFGGLVASGLRDVTSDPSALDSSGFWAVSADFEGRLTCARFATVRTAAVPAPVPGAWHGPAAGDWNSSLDRAAYIAAVRRIRAYIAAGEVYQANLCRVMTARLPDPAAADVDALTALLARGNPAPYAGTIRLPAHGVEIATASPELFLRRDGRTIESGPIKGTGRTEDDLLEKDHAENVMIVDLVRNDLGRVCATGSVTVPGLCVVEKHPGLVHLVSTVRGLLDEGTGWPELLDAAFPPGSVTGAPKTSALRIIGELETAPRGPYCGGIGWVDADRATASLAVGIRTFWADRTGDAPVLRFGTGAGITWGSDPEREWEETELKASRLLAVASGAYEATGRTAP
- a CDS encoding zf-TFIIB domain-containing protein codes for the protein MQCPKCHAPMHTYNRNGIQIEQCSGCRGIFLDYGELESLTRMEAQWTQQAPPPPPAPQAYPSAPAPAWGAPHQQQHHGGGHHGHYRQKSFGRMLFSS
- the cobT gene encoding nicotinate-nucleotide--dimethylbenzimidazole phosphoribosyltransferase → MSDTGQIPGEGLPENAGMVEQPGIPAPDGYTFLDPSEQAPEDDDLLLMPSPQGAWSEPQAALPEQGGYQPRPAGDGSPVQSQGAVPAQGSVQTQGPVRLQEQAQVQVPAYAMQAPAEPLPPAGPGTHESGGRDSGAVDLSAVRIPSPVPAPAQAQVPVAQAPVRRPLHRGPASPEPGYGGTSGGGVVRSLADRGPAGTPQPQAQAPAPAPAPARHAGPATAEPEYFELTAEESAALPGPQLGEIPPQGVNQWAAQSPQQAAAPAVAQEPPAEAETVVPEAAAEPAPAEQPVEPAPAPEPVVAEEPVAVPVVAETPVVSVPAEAVPEQEPAPAPVEPVAGAPAAESPVADVPVAESPVADVPVADVPVAEAPVADVPVAETQVVEAPAAEAAPVDAAPTEAVPAEAAPAEAAPAEGVATAEVAPADPAPVDAPPVEPAQDGASVGGFVAAQGSLPTAPQPAPASVVEQPEEPEGPEAVVEPAPEARAIAIEPVAPEAAEVAEPADAAVAEPAPEAETGPEVIETPDLTDSTEAAPVQAPETGHAVVQPEQAVPQSATEPVQPEAVLPEPVDAVRTEDVPDAPEAPETVEAPGAHDAAEAPEAPEAEETLVTSPPAPGYDDAEREAVLRVMRERRDIRNGFRSDPVPHEVLLRVLEAAHTAPSVGHSQPWDFVVIRSAETRRSMHELAQRQRDAYAKSLPKARAKQFKELKIEAILETPVNIVVTADPTRGGRHTLGRHTQPQMAPYSSALAVENLWLAARAEGLGVGWVSFFDEREMVRSLGLPEHLEVVAYLCVGYVDEFPEEPELMQAGWSKRRPLSWVVHEETYGRRALPGEEPHDLLQETISNIRPLDAKALGEAWERQKRMTKPAGALGMLEIISAQLSGLSRMCPPPIPEPAAVAIFAGDHGVHAQGVTAWPQEVTGQMVANFLGGGAVCNAFAAQVGAEVCVVDVGVASELPATPGLLPRKVRAGTADFTTGPALTREEVLAAIEVGIETARDLVAAGNKGLLTGEMGIANTTASAALICVYTGMDAAEVTGRGTGINDEMHARKVDVVRRALDLHRPDPADPIGVLAAVGGLEHAAMAGFLLGGASLRTPVILDGVSAGAAALVARAIAPEALAACIAGHRSAEPGHVAALNKLGLRPLVDLDLRLGEGTGALLALPIVQSAARAMHEVATFDSAGVTEK
- a CDS encoding aminoglycoside phosphotransferase family protein, giving the protein MTTALVRALGALAHEAAHAPAPAGCDCPPPAVLADRADGTVVRSGAFVAKAHAPGTDTATLAARLALAARPALADVLLAPLPVPPPKGPVTAAGPPSPLSPYLTELHGRPVTLWPHGEPVDPQDPDAAPWEEAAALLARLHSTALPASAPPASPLPAGRPPAAALPAMRGPVKAALAVDRMRAARPGEPSTVPVLAAWQRLPAWARGEAPAPAHRARFLCHGDLHLGQLVREPAPPGRWLLIDVDDAGSGDATWDLARPAAWYAAGLLPPDVWFRFVDAYRVAGGPALCAQGDPWPELDVAARALTVQTAALALAKSAAQDRDPDEVEGMMIEACARIAALPPELATEPAS
- the cobA gene encoding uroporphyrinogen-III C-methyltransferase, with product MAEHAVHPAYPVGLRLSGRRVVVVGGGQVAQRRLPALIAAGADIVLVSPSATASVEAMADAGEIRWERRVYADGDLTDTWYALIASDDTAANDAASAEAERTRTWCVRSDDADAATAWTPATGRSEGITVAVLTTDGQGRDPRHSAAVRDAIVEGLRDGTLAAPHHRTRTPGVALVGGGPGDPDLITVRGRRLLAEADVVIADRLGPRDLLDELPPHVEVIDAAKIPYGRYMAQEAINNALIEHAKAGKAVVRLKGGDPFVFGRGMEEAQALAAEGIPCTVVPGISSSISVPGAAGIPVTHRGVAHEFTVISGHVAPDDERSLVDWAAVAQLRGTLVLLMAVDKIGAIARALIAHGKAPDTPVALVQEGTTAAQRRVDATLATVGERAAAEEVRPPAVIVIGDVVAVGTATTGSSAE
- a CDS encoding RNA methyltransferase, translated to MADLITVDDPDDPRLRDYTGLTDVELRRRREPAEGLFIAEGEKVIRRARQAGYEMRSMLLSAKWVDLMRDVIDEVPAPVYAVSPELAERVTGYHVHRGALASMQRKPLPAADELLRTTRRVVVMEAVNDHTNIGAIFRSAAALGMDAVLLSPDCADPLYRRSVKVSMGAVFSVPYARLDTWPKALETVREAGFKLLALTPDEKASSIEEAAPHRMDQVALMLGAEGDGLSTQALVAADEWVRIPMAHGVDSLNVGAAAAVAFYAVATGRPES